The proteins below are encoded in one region of Apium graveolens cultivar Ventura chromosome 4, ASM990537v1, whole genome shotgun sequence:
- the LOC141718649 gene encoding uncharacterized protein LOC141718649, whose product MTFSREDYEDVIHPYEDALIINPLIGKSKIWKVLVDTGSSANILFHKTYYKINLAGEQLELCNEAPFYAFGGHPIQFEGMITLSILLGKFPYTVKKQVKFYVVRIESPYNAILGRPFMSTFEAVGSSPHLKIKFPTEKGVREMRGDQKTACIIMLEDLEKYQAYEKPEETRKRKRAKVEPSGSRETLKSSWKSLGQIFQV is encoded by the coding sequence ATGACTTTTAGTAGAGAAGATTATGAGGATGTCATTCACCCATATGAAGATGCCCTTATCATCAATCCTCTCATTGGGAAAAGCAAAATATGGAAGGTGCTTGTGGACACAGGAAGCTCGGCCAACATCCTCTTCCACAAAACCTATTATAAGATAAACTTGGCGGGAGAACAGCTAGAGCTCTGCAACGAAGCACCTTTCTACGCCTTTGGGGGGCATCCAATACAGTTTGAAGGTATGATCACTCTTTCCATTCTTCTGGGTAAATTTCCATACACTGTTAAAAAGCAGGTGAAATTCTATGTGGTTCGGATTGAGAGCCCGTATAATGCTATTCTGGGAAGACCATTCATGTCAACCTTCGAGGCAGTAGGATCCTCACCCCATCTCAAGATCAAGTTTCCAACCGAGAAGGGGGTAAGAGAGATGAGGGGCGATCAGAAAACCGCCTGTATAATAATGTTAGAGGACTTGGAGAAATATCAGGCCTATGAGAAGCCAGAAGAAACTAGAAAGAGAAAAAGAGCCAAAGTAGAGCCCAGTGGGAGCAGAGAGACCCTGAAATCGAGTTGGAAAAGTTTAGGGCAGATCTTTCAAGTCTGA